A single window of Gemmatimonadaceae bacterium DNA harbors:
- a CDS encoding HNH endonuclease, protein MASDIDFGDDVESWLVNENGVLVFPGSVAGLPADEAANERRAAYAEYLKSSVWRAKREGALKNAWFRCEECGDQDAGLHVHHVSYDRVGGAELPKDLQVLCEDCHYHHHAFARAYMDYVRGRPA, encoded by the coding sequence GTGGCTAGCGACATCGACTTTGGCGACGACGTTGAATCATGGCTTGTCAACGAGAACGGTGTCCTCGTGTTTCCAGGTTCCGTTGCCGGCCTGCCTGCCGACGAGGCTGCAAACGAGCGTCGTGCAGCCTACGCCGAGTACCTGAAGAGTTCGGTATGGAGAGCGAAGCGAGAGGGGGCGCTGAAGAACGCCTGGTTCCGCTGTGAGGAGTGTGGCGACCAAGATGCCGGCCTTCACGTTCATCACGTATCGTACGACCGTGTGGGCGGAGCCGAACTCCCGAAGGATCTACAGGTGCTTTGCGAGGACTGCCATTACCACCATCATGCGTTCGCGCGAGCGTATATGGACTATGTTCGCGGCCGCCCCGCATAA